In Zerene cesonia ecotype Mississippi chromosome 20, Zerene_cesonia_1.1, whole genome shotgun sequence, the genomic stretch tatatttaaccTGGTAACATTTGCAGGTAAAGTTGATGCCAACACCATGATAGTAATGGATTCTTTTGCTCTTCCTGTGGAAGGCACTGAAACTAGAGTGAATGCACAAGCTCAAGCCTATGAATACATGACTGCTTATATTGAGGCAGCTAAACaggtaacatttattttatactagcagtccgccctggctttgcccgtggtatatatatagcctatagcctccctcaataaatgggctatctaacactgaaagaatttttcaaattggaccagtagttcctgtgATTAGTGCtgtcaaacaaactcttcagctttataatctatatatataaaattctcgtgtcacagttttcgttgccatactcctccgaaaccgtttgaccgattttgatgaaattttttgtgcttatccggtatctatgagaatcggccaacatctatttttcatacccctaaatgataagagtaaggcagaacagcgtttgccgggtgcagctagtattagtatagatttatgaacacactatattttaagaaagcTAAGGCTATTTGATATTAACACATgagtttttatgatttaaagattgatattaatattatcctaAATCacaactaataataaatatttgacattTCTCAGGTGGGCAGACATGAAAATGCTATTGGTTGGTATCACAGCCACCCTGGGTATGGTTGCTGGTTGTCAGGCATCGATGTGTCCACTCAGATGCTTAATCAGAACTTCCAAGAGCCGTTTGTGGCTATCGTCATAGATCCAGTCAGAACCATATCAGCTGGCAAAGTGTGTCTCGGAGCTTTTAGGACTTATCCTAAGGTATAAATTACTGATATTTTGTAGATTTTGAacttaaaaagcaaaaatccCAAAAATAAGTTTGGGAAAGTATCTGtgactatttatatttgttttgtgaaagttattggaaaaattatagatttgtttttatttttagggcTACAAACCAGCAAATGAAGAGCCATCCGAATATCAAACAATCCCACTGAACAAGATAGAAGATTTTGGTGTTCATTGCAAACAATATTACTCATTAGAAGTGTCCTACTTCAAGTCATCCCTTGATCGGAGGCTGTTAGACTCACTATGGAACAAATATTGGGTCAACACTCTGAGCAGTTCCAGCCTGATAACCAATGCCGATTATACTACTGGACAGATATTTGACTTGTCTGATAAATTGGAGCAGAGTGAAGTCAGTTTGGGTAAGAAAATTTATGTCATtgcaatatattaagaaatttttattatagcaattgttttagttaaaaaagtAAGGCATATTAACCTAAGtaaaaagtattcaaattaatattgcacctgatttattatgtagttatTAAAGTCTTTATCAGTGTAGctttcatcaaaatattatgtatattgcaCCTGCTAAATcttacaagaaaatacatgtacattatagttattaaattttcaggtCGTGGTGGTTTTATAGTTGCTGGTGCAGATCCTCACGAGAAGCGCACCGAAGATAAACTCGGTAAGGCGACCAAAGACGCGTGCAAAACTACTATCGAAGTCATCCACGGCTTGATGGCTCAGATGATAAAGGACAGACTGTTCAACAGTGTCAGCGGAAGACCTTCTCCCGCTACTCCTATGATAGAATAATTTACTTTCGAGATTCAATAGTATTGCAAGATGTATTGAGATGGAAGAAATTGTAACCTCTTTTGTGATAAGtgaataaaagtttttgaaatatgcttatttctttttattaaatatataatattttgcgatttgatacacaaataaaaattatataagaataactgtaacaattattagaaaaaaaaggaaataaatataaaggttTTCATTACATGTGAGGCTAGgttttgaaagaaaacaaaactggtgattatataaacattctcaaatatttattaaccaatttacataaaatcattattatgtacatcTCTCACATAGCGCTAAATCATCTCACATCGTGGAGGGCCTTCTAGTTAGATACTTAGATAAAATGAAGCACCAAATTgcgatatattatgtatcttttGCGAAGCTCTCTTtataatggaaaaataaatgtaactaaaaaataaaactgtcgTGCGAAcacgtgtttattttatataaatatctcaaTATAATGTGCTGGTTAGTGgctaacataaataacaaaataataagcacTTACGTTATGTCCCAAAACATGAAAGATGGGCTCAGGGTAGCGTTAACGGTCTCTAACTATACTCTTACATATATGCATTATCTATTTACATTGTCGCTGAATAAAAAACTTTCTTTTAAAGGAACAGtactatttcaataatagAATTGACAGcagataaaacattttgtaaaactatactgacaatttaaaaatctattgtaaTCGATAGAGGATGATTGGAAGTGATTCTACAACCCTCAAATATGGTCaagcattaaaattaaaataatgactaattaaatgaatatcataaaatgCATAAATCAAATTTGAGAAATActataagataaattaaatatttcatatttactaCATTAGTTTAGGGcacgtaatttttaatgatgttagaaatcttaaataaaatatgatattaagtaCAATTCACATACAATCAATCCTGCCTTACTATACATCTTATTATACACATCTTCCCTATATACATAACAGATGTTTTAGCCcatgttgaaataaatctttacCTAAAGGTTACCAACCAAAAACCGAATggattaaaaaatctttttttaatccattttcgttatacatttatttacgttgcggtaagtaaattttatggaaattaaagcaaacataaaaatgcCAGTCCTGTACCATTTGAACGaagataattttcattttgcaGCTCctgcatatattttttgcgGTAAGTTGTATGAGATTTGAATAATACTGACAATTGAATCCCataatgtttttcataaataatccTTCTGTTTTCAACTATATTTAGCAATAAGAATGATGACGATTTTAAAAGTCATAATTTATCATACTCGCGATTGCgaacaaaaatttaagaaccatttacattcaaatttaaagtcagttgtatgaaaaatttataaaaaataatattatattgttgtttgAGGAATTAATAGAAAGACCACGTCCGCACAATGGGCCCCAGTCACACGAATGAATAAGTCTTTTAGTATTTATCTAAAGTGGAATGTTAAACGAATCTCTAAGTACGGCCTGAAAAACACATAAACTTAGAATTTAAGTGTTAACCTAGAAAAATATCTATGTGTTTTCAGGCCTTAGGTCATCTATAAACGACGTCACACATTAAATAGTCGAAACTTCGGAATAAATAATGGGTTccagttttattataagcgCAATTATTAGAAacgaaaattcaaaaaaaatcttttcattatagtatttatatagaaaagcAGTAAATTTGTTGTATATCACtgcatgtttataaaaattatttgtcatatttactatttaacaaTCTTTTAGCGAGCATTAGTAGCAATAAGATATTcacaaagaaattaataatataaataagtgaaaatatatgaaaaattccCATTAAATCTCGTAGAAAAAAGATGGAAGTGGGATACCAtatttaaatgagaatttaTAAGGGATTGTTAcgttagtattatttaaagtgtGACGTTATTACCGATAACTATCTTTCACCACTATATTACATACGGTTGTGTCTAATTTCTCAAATTGCAGCTTAAGGAACGACCCACAAGCCAATATGGCCAACCGCTATTTGTACagcgtgtttgtttgtatggctgctataatatacatttagcatagataaattatgaacataatttccacataaaaaatagacaatatatttatttagccgTTTCTGAATCATCAAAGAATTCGAATTTCTTACGAACATTTGGACTCAGAAGTTaaaatataggttatataaaatgttttgaaattgttatttatttttcttttaatttatgttattatatgttaggtgctttgttaataaacttaaaatgacAATATATAAAGCAGCCATACCACATAGCGACTAACATCTACCAATTATACAGTTAGGCATCACTATACATTGGGCGTAAGATAATTTTgtgaatgatatattattcagTCATATGTAGCCATAATTTTGGGGTATTaacaatgattacaataaagAGAATTGGTGTTTCAACATCttgtatttatcaattaaatacaatgactaaccttctttaaatattttgagtttTGACTCAATTTCCCTTCCATTTCTAATTTTCAACAccagaataatatataacaataatcacaaaaatatcTAACACTGTCTGTTTGTCCGTGCATCCCTCCAAACCGGTAATAATTATCGTATGCCTTCTATCGTGGGTGCATGTGTCCCGTGGGCCACTTGTCTCATGGGCCGAGTGTCTCATGGTCCACGGGGCGCACGGGCCAAGTTTCGTAGGCCGAGTGTGACTCTATCCGTGTGGCCCATGACCCACGGGTCGTATGTCCCGTGGGTCATGTGTCCCGTGGGCCATGCCCCGCGGGTCATGTGTCCCGTGGGCCTTGCTCCGCGGGCCGCTAGAGACAGAGGGCCGCGCGTCAGTTGAACAGGTCCGGGGGGAAGTTGTTCACCTCCGCCTGCTCCAGGACCGGGTTGCCGTCGATCGTGTACGACACCCTTATCCGGAGACGGAGTGGAGTCTGTAATGTAGtttgtacaattataatactatcgatttttttaaagacaaaccttttctaataattaaaaaatgtatgacatAAGCTATATGAAGGCACATAACATCTAATATCAATTTCTTGTTCATCAATCTCTAAATCAAATAGAAAAAGtccaaaagaaaatatagaaaaaatgattaaaaagtGCTAAATACCTTGGAGGGGTTGGTGACCTTGAGCAGTTGCGTGATCTCGCCCTGCGGCGTCAGCACGCTGCCCGACGGCGACATCATGTCCAGTCGGAATGTCTGCGGAAAAATCATTTGTTATAAtgtctaaaattataaatgaaatgtctCGTTTCGTcgttttaagtaatatttatgcaCGTAGCGGTGTAATTGttagcaattattttaatacattcaattagagtgaaaaaagtttaatctataaataaagtcaatggtttttatttttcgacattgaaaattaacatacatcattataaataattcagccTGAAATaactgtaacaaaaaaaaatcgtatttttataaacccAGCGTGTATAGATTCTTTTACATGgcatataaaaattctacaTTCGCccatatttagttaaaaatgattatatcatttatttacttaaatccAGTCAGATAGGATATGGCCACCTATATCGTACACATCGCTGACGGATTCCACtgccatataaaaaataatccaaaATTTTTCTAAACCCAGCCCACACAACTAACACTCGACAGAGCCGCTGGATTCCGTTCTCATTCAAAAAAGGAACGCATTGCacatttggttttttttttgccaatACAGCCAGCACAAACAAGACAGGCAACTCACCCTTGGCAAAGCCTCATTTCGTTctcatttaaaaaaggaacactgcaacattttgtttttttttttttttggctaTCCAGCCAGCATAGACAATACAGACGACTCACCCTCGGCACAGCGGCCTGGAAGAGGAAGTCCGTGATGGCGGCGGGCGCGGTGGAGTGCGCGCGCATCGTGATCGCGGCCGTctcgccgccgcgccgcacgTGCAGCTCCACGCGGAGGCCGTTGCGCTCCAGCGCCGTTACTATCGTCTCTGAGGGGGTTTGTATCGTCAACATTGTTACTGTATCATTTTACATTGTTGGACTAGCCTCTACTTAGCTGAGGCTGCGAgtaaagagttaaataaagtttatagagtatttctagaaaaaaagAAGGTATTAATAGAAACgccaattattttataggttttatatacggcaattataatgaaacaaaccTTCACAGAAAGctgtttatactattttacaaaaaaccatgaatttttataggaattaaagaaaaataacctaaactataaataataaattagttaacATTTAACTAACCCGAGGGCGCAGCATTAGTGACAGCAGATGGCGAGGCAAACAGTCCATCTAGCAAAGAGGGCGCCATATTGTTATTGAGGCTGCTCACGCCGCTGACACCGCTCATTGCGCTTACTCCGCTCACGGGCGCGCTCGCGGGCATAGTGCTAGTCGCGCTCAGGTCGAGACCGCTCAGTAGATCGAGAATGTCCTGAAATAAGATAAATGAATGATGAAATATCGTTTAAACCACATGTATAAGAGTAATTACAATAGTTACAAATCACAACTATTAGGATGATTTTATTCAGTAAGTTTCCTCATGTGGCTAtgctagtatttttaaatttatcgctttagtgtatatttaattaactaatcGTCGATAAGAGCGATGACTAAGTAATGACTATGGACATTTTGAATTGGAAAGTGAATTGCgtgactgttttattttttactagctgcgccccgcggtttcgcctgCGTAAggccgtaggaatatcggaaaataaatatataataaattagaggAGTATAGAATAAagagttgcctatgtgttattccaggtCTCCAGCTATCtcagtaccaaatttcatagaattcggttcagtagtttttgtgtgaaagagtaacaaacatacacacatcctcacaaactttcgcatttataatattataggagtaagatagtaggataggatgctATAGACAGACAACCGATCTGGGGGTTCTTATGTCGGTAAGCGACCACGACCCCCCATGAACAAATGTTCATTAGTGATGGTGATCGCTTTGTGAATGTAAATACAAAGATAGGGGAGGGAGCTTCTGCTTTGCAGAGACAAATGCGTTGCCCAATTTTAAAGAGCTACTGAAAGAACCATGGAAAAAGGAAAAGGACCACATTGACAAGGACCGAAGGCTCTGGCATTCATAAAGCTATCATGTTCATATGTACGATGGAAAATGGACGAGAAAAAAAGATACGCATATACGTATGAGCACATGTATAGGATAGTGTCACACTATACATTACatctaaaactataaaaaataccgagcataCAACTCACATTGGTAGTAGTGTTGTTGTTGGCGGCGGGCGCTGCGTGTTCCACGTCACCATTGGACAGCGGCTCCGAGCCGATGATGAGATCCAATAGGGCGTCCTGATTACAAAACAACTTTGTAAgcacttttattaatttaattttacatactgTTAATATGAAGCCAAATTTTGGTTTTATCACGCTAATCTCAAAACTAACaactgaaatttttttttcaccattgcatatgtatgtgatcTCCGGTTCCCACGTTATATGCTGTATATGTAGCCGGGGTGGTAcgctagtattaaatacttgtaaaaaaaaaaaactaaaaacttgAAGCGTGTTCAAAGATacaatttaactaaattgtctcacttgcacCTATATCAAGTAACTGTAAGGAAATTCATTAATCCTGCAGATCCTAACTAGGATAATAataggaaaaataataaaataattgcaatattatCATCAAtccttcataaatttatatataactcaaaggttaGTCACCTCTGACATAGTAGACATATATATCAACGCGCAGCTCAAACCACTAGACGGATCGAGCTGAAATTTCGCATGCTGATAGATGTTATTACGTAGGCATCcactaagaaaggattttgacaaattctacccccaagcgGATAAAACAGGGGATGAAAGTCTGtaccatgaacatttatatatgtaccacggccggggcggaccgccagttaagaaatatacatagGTATAGAATATAcgggtatataatatatagcgcACCTGgtcgggcggcggcgcggcgagCGCCGGCTCGGGCTCCGCGTCGCTGTCGTCCCGCTCGGGCGGCGCGCCCGCCTCCATCGCCGGCATGCGCTCCAGCAGCGCCGGCCGCAGCGACGCGTACTGCCTGCGCCCGGCCCACGTACGTTTTAgttagtcgagcacgcttcggcacgaactgggccagctcgcaccgggattGTACCACACCATCGcagaagaccggcgtaaaatagtagcatgctaccgTGTTTCGTAAGGCGAATGGGTGAGACGAAGGCACCTATCCTTTTTCTTTCCGTTTCCAGTCCTTACTTGAGGAATAAGGTCCTCTCATCTCCTCCCTTTTCAATTTggagtcggcaatccatttgtagaggtgtatggggtctgcaatcgaccttacgcctctccaaatgttcatgggcagtggtagcgTTTACTATCAGGGATCGTTCGATGAGGGTAGGGGAGGGGGCACGAGCATTGTGACGTCATACGCACAGTGAtgcgaaattttataaatgacaaactcaagctcataaatatatacatcatGAATTTTATTGCCAAGTGTTTCCATAGAAACACTTTCGAATTATTGTTACTACTACTCCAAACAGCTaagcaaataaagatttacCTGAACAGCTGTGACAACTCGACACCTCTCTGTTGCAGTTCGATGTGTATGTGAGAGCCGAACGTGTCTATGATCACGCGGATTTTACTGGAAAcaccataaaatattgttatataaaaataaaagtttaagaattataatttgatatacaaGATATTTCGttgatatatttctttactaAAAACTTGCTTACAACCTAGtttatttccaaatttaaTAACTCTGTGTCTTTATTGAAATCTGGAACTTaacaaaatagtaaaaaatcaaGTATGTGCAGGAAGATAGGCAGAATTAAAATGGTTTTGGTGCATTCTGAATtgtccagggaaggtttaaaagttAAGAACAATACGGAGGTGGGCGAAGTCGCTGGCGGGAAGCTAGTCACAGATATTTATGTAAGTTACACCACATATAACGCAAAAAcccgaaaaaaaaattaaagcttaCAAAAAATAGTCTACCCGGATGGAGCCGGGGCGAGTAActagttacaaataaataaataaacacttactCCTGACTCGGCTGCGTGGTGAACCTGGTGGAGAGCTTGGCCAGCGACAGCAGCAGGAACTCCTTGGTGGTAATCGACAGCTGCGTCGACCACAACAGCTTCTGGTACACGTCGATCACGTACTCCTCGGACGGCCGGCTGAACTCGTCTGTGGACGCGATGGTACATGGTTAAGTGTGTGTCGGGTATAGATACatgttacaaaaaaagaaaaagtgaaattgtaaaaatattaatttttgatgtTCGTCTCAcagatattatttcaaaataaaatgatccATTAGGAATCTGTTACTACATTTTCGATGAGATACATAATGCGACAactagattataaattatattattttggttaCACTGCGGTTTCAGAATCTCCTTAATTAACTAGgtgtaaaaagaaataagcGTACCGACTCCGTCGTCGTCTACCATAGATATGGCGTTACTGGCTTCCGAGACCAGCATGTCTCCGTACTCTCCTATCGTCCAAGCCGCAACCTGAAACAGTTTAGTAAAATTTGCATgtaggaattgaatgaaattggCTTTGTTTATTAAGTTCGGTTCATAGGGCCTTCCAAATGGACACCAGGGTTTTGCAGGAAGGATGTACGAGGAAGTAAGACAATAATTTTGCATGCTTATGATGCTGACTGTACACAAGGAGGCATATAAGTTGGCATGCGTTCCTTTACTTTGCTCAAAggataattgataaatatgcaTGCCCAACTGTACGCGAAcggtttataattttacatgcTGACTGTACGTGGGAAGCatccaaatattatataattttggacGGCTTTTGTCACGTGTGTAAGGGTGTGAGAGGTTAAAAGTGATGGAACTTCACCGAtcttcaaactcaaactcaaacatttatttatccaattagacttcttacagaagcacttttggatcgtcataacatagtttttttttctactgaGAACAGCCGGCGAAAAACTCTATAGTTGacgcatttttttaaagtcaatttttccaagtacatataatatgtacacaaCACTAACTGTCCCGTGGCTCTCACAACGTTCCCTGGATTTCCATCATTGGTATATGTTCGTTGCTGACGGTACGTACCTGCACGAGCGGCTGCTTCTCGGTGGCGTCGCCGCAGACGGCGGCGCGCTCGAGCGAGATCCAGAGCCGCATGGCCGCGTACGCCTGCCGCTCGCCCGGCGCCGCGGACACTATCTGGATGGTGTTCGACACGGTGTCGTCGCGGAGGTAGTTGCCCGCCTGGAATGTTCGAGACGGACGTGTTAATGTATTgtttctttcaataaaaacaaaaaaaaggcaTTGAAAATGGACGAAGTTTGGTTATGACGCTCTGCGGGTATGCTCATTTGGGCATATAGCATccatagaaaattaaaatattaattgaaaataaagtgagagagagagagagagatagaaacaaaaaagtcATTGAAAATGGATGATGTTTAGTTTTGATGCTCTGCGGTACGCTGGTTTTGAAAGAGAGAGGGAGAAGCAGAAAGAAAAATCGTCATTTCGACGTTTAGagattttcttttcatttggTATACATATGTTGTCACATTCAATTCTTAtatggttttattattatctctaaatatataaatttcgtgTCACTTGTTTGTCAGCGATCGActccaaatttatttaaccgatttaaatcaaattcgCGCAtaatgtgcagtttgatccaacttaaaagataggacaAATGACCACCCAGAACGGGGGCTTGCAGCTAGTTGGGTATATACACCGACCTTCAGCAGCACCTGGAACAGCGTGTCCAGGTGCCACTTGCTGCTCGGCGCATGCCGCTCGGCCGCCAGCACCATCGCGCTGGAGCAGTGCGCCTTGAACTCTGCGTCGGACCGCTCCAGGAACACCAGCAGCTCCTTCATCATGGCGCGTATATTCTGCCCGTTGATCAGCGCGAACGACAGCTCCATAGCCCGCCGCCGGATGGACACGTCGGGATCCTGGTAAGAAAATTCAGATAGGTTAACTTCTTGCATTGAAACAGCATTGAGACATTTATGATAACTTGCACAGTTTTTTTGGACTTAGACAATTATACAGAAAACAGGTATTATGTGATGTCGGGTAATTAAATTACGATCACaacgaaaaatataacagttttCTACTATCAAAATAGCTCAAAATAGTAGAAATTTacctttagaaattaaaaacttttcaacggattttaaacgcgatttattccttatattattaacccgacgttttgaACACTTAACAgcgtcgggttaataacataatga encodes the following:
- the LOC119835207 gene encoding COP9 signalosome complex subunit 5; translation: MASTSADSQCTIAQKTWTMANNIETVSSVDEIYRYDKKQQQDILIAKPWEKDPHFFKDIKISALALLKMVMHARSGGTLEVMGLLLGKVDANTMIVMDSFALPVEGTETRVNAQAQAYEYMTAYIEAAKQVGRHENAIGWYHSHPGYGCWLSGIDVSTQMLNQNFQEPFVAIVIDPVRTISAGKVCLGAFRTYPKGYKPANEEPSEYQTIPLNKIEDFGVHCKQYYSLEVSYFKSSLDRRLLDSLWNKYWVNTLSSSSLITNADYTTGQIFDLSDKLEQSEVSLGRGGFIVAGADPHEKRTEDKLGKATKDACKTTIEVIHGLMAQMIKDRLFNSVSGRPSPATPMIE